One window of Gloeothece citriformis PCC 7424 genomic DNA carries:
- a CDS encoding response regulator transcription factor: protein MYHILLIDDEEPLLASLSFYLIKEGYKVTTAADGLTALKVIQENMPDILILDLMLPEMDGIELFWRIRAFSDVPILMLTAKDHEADKVWGLKSGADDYVTKPFSTRELIARIEAILRRTTKSKS, encoded by the coding sequence ATGTATCACATTTTACTCATTGACGACGAAGAACCCTTACTCGCTAGTCTTTCTTTTTATTTAATCAAAGAAGGCTATAAAGTAACGACGGCTGCCGATGGATTAACCGCTTTAAAAGTGATTCAAGAAAATATGCCTGACATCCTTATTTTAGATTTAATGCTACCTGAAATGGATGGCATAGAATTATTTTGGCGTATTAGGGCGTTTTCTGATGTCCCTATTTTAATGCTAACCGCGAAAGATCACGAAGCGGATAAAGTCTGGGGATTAAAATCCGGCGCGGATGATTACGTCACTAAACCCTTTAGCACCCGTGAATTAATCGCACGAATTGAAGCTATTTTAAGGCGTACCACAAAATCTAAATCATAG
- a CDS encoding hybrid sensor histidine kinase/response regulator: MSSEPNVNILLVDDNPNNLLALEAILNSLGQNLVRATSGEDALRCLLQQDFAVILLDVKMPGMDGFETAMLIRERQRSRHVPIIFLTAYSKSENQAFKGYSLGAVDYLVKPIEPEILLSKVTVFVDLFKKTAQVKQQAEEIAQLNEKLEQRVIERTAQLEAANRQKEELFKQEKLSRIKAEAAEQRFRDLINGLGHVIFWEADAKTFQFTFVSQSAEMLLGYTTEKWLSEPEFWTNILHPEDRNLTLQRLYTTSLTCCQNHSQGKDNEFEYRCITAKNEVIWIRDKVYLVYDEQGVLQKLRGLMIDITESKKAEEALRSQTEELARLTTVLKQTNTTLEKRNHELDQFVYVASHDLKSPLRAIANISQWLAEDLEDKLTEETQHQLDLLQGRVLRMEKLINGLLYYYRVGRVKIDLEKVEVEELLKEVISSLDPPPEFTIKIDPPMPTINTIRVLLEQVFSNLISNAIKHHHLPEGTIIIKAENKGKFYEFSVADDGPGIAPEFHEKVFGLFQTLKAKSNVENTGIGLTLVKRIVEGEKGKIYLKSEERKGTTVYFTWPVGN; the protein is encoded by the coding sequence ATGTCTTCAGAACCCAATGTTAATATTCTCTTAGTAGATGATAATCCTAATAATTTGCTAGCTTTAGAAGCTATCCTCAATAGTCTGGGTCAAAATTTAGTCCGGGCAACTTCAGGAGAAGACGCTTTACGCTGTTTACTGCAACAAGATTTTGCCGTGATTTTATTAGATGTAAAAATGCCCGGAATGGATGGATTTGAAACCGCCATGCTTATTCGAGAACGACAGCGATCGCGTCATGTTCCGATTATTTTCTTAACCGCTTATAGTAAAAGTGAAAATCAAGCGTTTAAAGGTTATTCTTTGGGGGCGGTGGACTATTTAGTTAAACCGATAGAACCCGAAATTTTACTGTCAAAAGTAACGGTTTTTGTAGACTTATTTAAAAAGACTGCTCAAGTTAAACAACAGGCTGAAGAAATTGCTCAACTCAATGAGAAATTAGAACAAAGAGTTATAGAAAGAACTGCTCAATTAGAAGCAGCAAATCGTCAAAAAGAAGAGTTATTTAAACAAGAAAAATTATCCAGAATCAAAGCAGAGGCAGCAGAACAGCGATTTCGGGATTTAATTAATGGTTTAGGCCATGTTATTTTCTGGGAAGCAGATGCAAAGACATTTCAATTTACTTTTGTCAGCCAAAGTGCAGAAATGTTATTAGGTTATACTACAGAAAAATGGCTATCTGAGCCTGAATTTTGGACGAATATTTTACATCCAGAGGATCGAAATTTAACCTTACAGAGGTTATATACAACTTCTTTAACCTGTTGTCAAAACCATTCTCAAGGAAAAGATAATGAGTTTGAATATCGATGTATCACAGCCAAAAATGAGGTCATTTGGATTCGGGATAAGGTTTATTTAGTTTACGATGAGCAAGGAGTCTTACAAAAGCTGCGCGGGTTGATGATCGATATTACCGAAAGTAAAAAAGCCGAAGAAGCCTTAAGATCTCAAACCGAAGAATTAGCCCGTTTAACAACCGTTTTAAAACAGACAAATACTACTTTAGAAAAACGCAATCATGAACTCGATCAATTTGTTTATGTTGCTTCTCATGATCTTAAATCTCCTCTGCGAGCGATCGCTAATATTTCTCAATGGTTAGCCGAAGATCTAGAGGATAAATTAACAGAAGAAACTCAACATCAATTAGACTTGTTGCAAGGGCGAGTCTTACGAATGGAGAAATTAATTAATGGTCTTCTTTATTATTATCGAGTGGGTCGAGTTAAAATAGATTTAGAAAAAGTTGAGGTTGAGGAATTACTCAAAGAGGTGATTAGTTCTTTAGATCCTCCTCCTGAGTTTACGATTAAAATTGACCCCCCAATGCCTACTATAAATACAATACGAGTCTTATTAGAGCAAGTTTTTAGTAATTTAATTAGTAATGCCATTAAGCATCATCATCTTCCCGAAGGAACGATTATCATTAAAGCCGAGAATAAAGGTAAATTTTACGAATTTTCTGTGGCTGATGATGGGCCAGGTATTGCCCCAGAATTTCATGAGAAAGTATTTGGATTGTTTCAAACTTTAAAAGCAAAATCGAATGTAGAAAATACGGGAATAGGATTAACTTTAGTGAAAAGAATTGTCGAAGGGGAAAAAGGAAAAATTTATCTTAAATCTGAAGAACGGAAAGGAACAACTGTTTATTTTACCTGGCCGGTGGGGAATTAA
- a CDS encoding sensor histidine kinase, with product MPLKWNSIHAKLLATYLVLIALGTFLLGGYLLWSFYIFFMNMKQTELEIWSNILSEDIGEALYRNNLEQVQGLVKRYGSPETITLRIFNPQGRLLSTSAPKIDRMIKDWSVIPGMKGAIQNKTVNGVAKGVLSNEDRVYTVRPIIYQGQRLGIIRMSVTITQFQRQFRSLLVTVLGTVMLTFLLCAVISAWLARSLALPILEMRNFAVRLGSGHLGENIYISRGDELGQLASELNRMSELLASVERERRAFLANVSHELRTPVSNVKVTLEALSIGAASEPELCDRFIQTAQNEINRLSRLIQDLLDLGRLEAGVAPLEIQSVSLRSLINRAIEAIELRTFHHGVNINNDVPDLELNVDSERMLQALLNILENAIKYSPPGSTVSLMGYTENNQKIIQIKDEGIGIKPEALPHIFEEFYRSDSSRQSDGTGLGLAISQRIIKAHGGTITADSVLGEGTTIIISFPK from the coding sequence ATGCCCTTAAAATGGAACTCTATTCATGCCAAACTATTAGCAACTTATCTGGTGCTAATTGCTCTAGGTACGTTTTTATTAGGGGGTTATCTTTTATGGTCTTTTTATATCTTTTTTATGAATATGAAACAGACAGAGTTAGAAATCTGGTCTAATATCTTGAGTGAGGATATAGGGGAAGCTCTTTATCGCAATAATCTTGAGCAGGTACAAGGGTTGGTTAAACGCTATGGTTCACCCGAAACTATCACCTTACGTATTTTTAACCCTCAAGGTCGTCTTTTATCGACTTCTGCGCCTAAAATAGACCGGATGATCAAAGATTGGTCAGTCATTCCCGGCATGAAAGGCGCGATCCAAAATAAAACCGTCAATGGAGTTGCCAAAGGCGTTTTATCCAATGAAGACAGAGTTTATACAGTGCGTCCGATTATTTATCAAGGTCAACGACTGGGAATCATTCGGATGTCTGTCACCATAACTCAGTTTCAGCGCCAATTTCGCTCTCTTTTAGTAACGGTTTTAGGAACAGTAATGTTAACCTTTTTACTCTGTGCTGTGATCAGTGCTTGGTTAGCTCGTAGTCTAGCTTTACCCATTTTAGAAATGCGGAATTTTGCCGTTCGTCTTGGCAGTGGACATTTAGGCGAAAATATCTACATTTCCAGAGGAGATGAACTCGGACAATTAGCCTCTGAACTAAACCGAATGAGTGAATTATTAGCCTCAGTCGAGCGAGAAAGACGGGCATTTTTAGCCAATGTTTCTCATGAATTACGCACTCCAGTTAGTAATGTAAAAGTAACCTTAGAAGCTTTGAGCATTGGAGCAGCATCAGAACCGGAATTATGCGATCGCTTTATTCAAACCGCACAAAATGAAATCAATCGTTTATCTCGACTCATTCAAGATTTACTCGATTTAGGAAGACTAGAGGCCGGCGTAGCTCCCTTAGAAATACAATCTGTATCTCTCCGTTCTTTAATTAATCGAGCGATTGAAGCGATTGAGTTAAGAACCTTTCATCATGGAGTCAATATTAATAATGACGTTCCTGATTTAGAGTTAAATGTTGATTCAGAACGGATGTTACAAGCTTTGTTAAATATCTTAGAAAATGCCATTAAATATTCTCCCCCTGGCTCTACCGTTTCTCTGATGGGTTATACAGAAAATAATCAAAAAATAATCCAAATTAAAGATGAAGGAATTGGGATAAAACCCGAAGCCCTTCCTCATATTTTTGAAGAATTTTATCGGTCAGATTCCTCTCGTCAAAGTGATGGAACAGGGTTAGGGTTAGCAATTAGTCAACGGATTATTAAAGCTCACGGAGGAACGATTACGGCGGATAGCGTCTTAGGAGAAGGCACGACTATCATTATTTCTTTTCCTAAATGA